aaaatgatcaaaatgcccttcgtttcacttaacggactaaaattgtctgtatcgatctaaaaatttttttaagcattttcttggcattgtaatgccatcaaaacctcaatgacttttcTATGGAGTCTCAGAAATTAAttcatgaattttctcttaggtttagggcttctaactgtgaagaccgcaacttcccactgggttatccatcgttagggcaccggctcatttaacttggttgtattttatttctaaaattttttctaaatttttcttaccattatttgagttatttatgactcctaacacttgtctaaatatttttccaagcattctagctgtctagatgacaccggtcatcgaaacagtagaatgtacgaaattgctacagtgagagtgttacagtGGTTCTACTAAAATCATCAACTAAAGTTAAAAAATATCTGGCACCATAATGAGAAACAATATGGTAAGGTCCCCAGAGATCCACATGCaccaattcaaacacatcctTAGTTGTAATACGACTAGAAGGAAAAGGCAATATTTTTGGTTTAGAAATGGGACAAATTTCACAAGCTAAAAAATTGTCATTACAATTGTCAAGGTTTACAATTCTCATAATGGCATTTTCTAGGTGCATGTCCTAATCTAGCATGCCGCAGTGACATATCCACTGCTTTATGTAGACTAGCTACACTTCATGTGTCTTTGAGTGTCACACCTAAAGGTAATGAAGATATACTAGTGCATCTATGTCTTCGGTTAAAGGATGTAGAGTCAAATCTATAGAGCCCTACTTGTACTTTTCCAATAGCTATAAATTTCTCAGTCAAGAGGTCCTACAGGAGAAAATGGgtggagaagaaagaaaaatcatatGTGAGTCTTGAAAAAGTTTTAGAACTGATAAAAGGTTGTATTTAAAGTGAGGCACATACAAAACATTTGTTAATTTGAGGTTAGGACTTAGTATGACACTACCAGTATAAGTTATAGAACCATTAGGAAGATATATTGTATTAGAATGATTTTTGGGTTAATGGTTGActaaaagtttaaaattaaagCACATTCAGGCAGTAGCTCTTGTGTCCATAATCCACGTTCCTATTTCCTCACTATGCATGCTAGACAAAcacaaataagaaaaattacCTGCAAAATTTGAGTAATTGGCACTATTTAGCTCAGAAGTACCTACAATTGCTATGTTCTTCCCTTTTATATACCTCAGAATTTCTTGTTGAATCACATTTATCAATAAGGCATTCCAGTTATAAGTTGCATTTTCTGAGAGTGATACCAGATCATTAGCCATCATTTCATTATTGTGTGTCATAGCATATGCCTAAGGTTTAGATTTCTTATGCTTTAACTCCTTATACCAATCAGGATAGCCATGGAGCTTAAAGTAACTTTCCCTCACATAACTTATTGTATTGCAATGATTACAATACCTAACCTcctttttaacaaaatttttctTGCCTTCATAAGGTTTTGCTCCACCCTTATTGTTGTCATTCGTCTTAAGATTCTGTGTATTAGCCAGCATAGTAGAAGCTTCTGTTACATTAGTCAAAGAATGCACCTCTCATTGCCTTTCAATCGTAAGCACCAGGGAGTTTGCTTTGCTTACAACAGGTAAAGTTTCTAATATTAGAATTTGATTCCTCACCATTAAAAAATGCGTCAATTTGTCATTATCATCCATGTTCATCATAGCCTTGGAAGCTCCACATGTACACACAGGAAATACCTTTAGGCAAGAACGTTCATCCCATAACTTCTTCAGTTTAGGAAAATAAGCCATTAAAGATATATTTCCCTAAGAAAATGAACTAATTTCTCTCTTGATCTGATACAGTGAGGGGCCATTACATTCACCAAAATGTTACTCAAACTCAAGCCATAGATTCCTAGCAGGAGCAACATAAAGAAAGGCCTCAGCCAATTCTTCTGACATAGAGTTCAAAATCCACGAGATTACCATACTATCTACCTTTTGCCACTATTCATACTTATCAAAATTCACATTAGGTGCATGAATCTTTCCATTTATAAAACCTAATTTCTCTTTAGCACGAAATGTAATCACCATTGATCTATTCCAAGATAGGTAATTTAGTCTAGTCAAAGGAGTACTTACGAGGATCATTCCAAGATGAACCTGTAGATGATACAAATAGCATCCTCCATGAATAACTTGCCTTAACATCTCCCGAGTTTCAAAAGATTCCTCCATTTTTTATTTGCAACTTTGATTCACAAGTTAAATCTCAAAACTATAAGAATTATGATTCAATCTAGCTTAGGATTGAATCAATAAGTGAAAACTACTCAGATCTGAGAGAtcgacttgctctgataccatgaaacTAAAAGTAATTAAGAAAAGAAACTGAGTAAATTGGGAAATCAATAATATGATAGTAGATTGATAACTACAACGTATATATATAAGATGGCCAGCTATTAGTTACAGAGAAAGCTAGGTGTTAATTTGCCACCTACCAATGTTGACTTTTCTACCCAACTAATTTTACTCAACTAATTCTACCACTACAAGAAGTCTGGTGTTTCCCGGCGGTTTGTTTTGCTTGTAGCGGCGGTTTAAACCACCTCTACACAGAGTAGAGGCGGTTCACAAAAACGCCCCAAGACCGCCTTTGTTGACAGCGTCTCTACGAATTAGAGGCGGTTTTAGAAACCGCCGGGGTAGACCATTAGCTATAGAGGCGGTTTGTAGGGGCGGTTTAAACCGCCCCTATCAATTGAATTTCCCGGCAATTTCTTTACCCGCTAATATTTGGGGCAGCTTGTAGGGGCGGTTTAAACCGCCCCTATCAATTGAATTTCCCGGCAATTTTTTTACCCGCTAATATTTGGGACAGCTTGTTGGGGCGGTTTAAACCGCcacaaaaaaaattgaattccCGCCAATTTTTTTACCCGTCaatattttgggcagcttgtaggGGCGGTTTTTATTgccatttaaaaattattttagactTTAGACGATCTTGTAGGGGCGGTTTAAAGCGCCCCTATTTGACTTGATACCAAAATTTAGCTGGCTGCTCCCCTGTATTATTTGGTGCCAAAATTAgttaataacttttttttttcttttttatcttcATGCAATGACAGGGACAATTTTAACTGCctttataaaactttacacctATTTAATCTATTAAATAGTTTGACTACCAATAATATCAATACCTGAATGAATTTAAAAAAACCAAAAACCTTacaaggaaatgaaatgaaaattcattcatttaatttctAGAAATTCCATCATCCAACCAATATCAAgaaattaatccaaaaataaagTAGCATATTGCAATGAATATTGCAACCTCATAAAGCTTTACATCAAAATATCCTATGAATTATCTAATATTTCTCCTAATAATAAGAGTAATAATATAACTAAAAAGCTTTGAAGATCTCTCAAGTTGTTCAATAATTATCTTGACTCGGTTCATGGCTTGAGTGAGAAGAATGATTGTTTGGAGAACGCTGATCACCTTCACTTGCATTGTCACCAACCTATTGAAAATACAGTAAATTCACAACATCGTTACACAAACTCAACACATATTAATTAAATGGTATtaaaaattggtttaaaattaaatttggcaTATTTCAGTCATAAAAACTCTAAAATCAATATCTAAAATTGTATTTTTCCAAAAAGTAGCCTTTTGACTTCCTAACCACAATGCAAAACAGATACATAAGAGTAATAGATGCATAATTTCTCATAGTTCTATGAGAACAATTAATAGAATTTCTTAAGGATCTCCTACATTATAGTGCTACATTATCAATATTCTTTAACTAGGATTTGGAGTTCAGCAAAACAATAGTGAtaacataaaccaagcatgaaaacATACAGGTAATCTTGCGAAACTCAAGTAGATTATCCACTAGGCTAGTTGTCACAAATATTTCCAAAAACTGAAAAGATCACTGGGACAACCTTATCTTACATTTCCTCATGCATGCACACAATTAAGTTcccaaaaaattttcaaacaaagaatgtttttttttttttcttacttaTGCTTGCTAAATATCCTTAAAAACTAACCTAGCCATTACAAATCAACAATCCTTACTAACTTCAGCTTCCTTAACAAATAAAACTTGCAACACCTTTTAATGCCagcaatcatataataagcttattgCATGCATGTAATTGCCAAACTAAATCTTTTTATGTTTATGTAAATGTAACTAATTCTCCTATAACAAAGTATATAATATCAATTTagcatagtaaaaaaaaaaaaaaaagaatgagttACCTGAAACAGattgcaaaattgtgtttgtagtTGTCCAGGATATTTTTGAGAAATGAACCCGTATAACATTTTTAGTACTTCTTTTAATTGAGCATAATCATTGTTCACTGTTTGAAGTTTCCCTTTCAACTCTTCTATCTCTTTTAACTGATTCCCACTAATGGTAAACTCCCATCTTGATCCTACATTTTGGGTTGTCATGCCAAAATAACTTGAAGGAGTTGGTCCAAGACCCATACCTCGCACTCGACCATTATGCTCTGGACCCATAAGTTCTTGAAAAATTTGTTCATGCAATTGTGCTAAATCAGTCCCAGATCTTTCACTTCGCTCAGCTATAAGAGCACGAGCCTTTTCctgtaaatattataaatatttgtttcaataaatgtaaaacttaaaataacaattaaatcaaataaatttcatataaaattaaaaaaataaagaaataagaaTGAATACCATCAAGTCCCGGATATTGTCATCCACATAAGTGCCATCTTTTCTCTTATGGGTTGCTTCAAAAAATTCAAGTCTGTCTGGTGCTTTCCCATTTGTCTTTTCCTAATATTTATATTCATGTTTAttactcaaaaattaaaaaaaaaaagccaaagcTTTAAAAAAAATGCATCATATTAAAAGACATACCATTTCCTTCATCAATCTTGCATAACTTTTTCTACCCGTAGTATGTGCATTCTTTTGCTTTTTAGCATTTGCAGTATTGATGGAACTCATTTTctacaaaaataaccaaacaaTAATCAAATTACATAATAAAACATCTACATCATAATCAAACAAAATTACTGTCATTAATTAAGTGAAACCTGATTTTTCTCTGTGAACCATTCGTTCACTAGAGCAGTCCATTGAGGAGGCAACACATCCTTAGGCACATCTTCAGAGATTTGTTCCTTAGTCTTTAACGGATCATAATATTTTGCCTTCAAATCACTCTTATAATCTCTCCATTTCTTATTTacagattttaaaataaatttttctgTCTCAGATGGATAAGCAAATTTTTTCTGCGCAACAAACTAAATTGTTACCtaatatttaagatatttaaTTGCATAACAAATGTGATATACTAGATTTCAACAAGAAATAGATGTGATACCTCAAGAAGTTTCAATATCTGGGCATGGAATGGTTTAAACTCTTCTTTATCCCATCTAGTAATATTTAGAGGTGCATAAATGCCATTGGTGGCAATGGTTCCAAGAAAGGATCCAAGTATGGCTGCTTCTTTTGAACATGGTACTCCAAATTCATTCACTTCTAAAAATATCCTTTCGTTCTCATCCATGTTCCAAATTGCAGCCATTGTAGTTTTTCCACGTTTTCGGAATCGCCTTCCACGTCCATctgtaaaaaataataataacaataataaaaataaaaaaatcgccTATCATAATGTATAACAGATAAATCGCAAAGATAAGAGTAAACATATGGGGAAGATAAAAATGGAAATAGAGGAATTGAATCTAAATATAAAAGAAAGATAAAATTCTAGAAATGGTTTATCTGCATATCAGAGTCACAAAGTCATTTATGAGGGCAAATAACATTAAACATATTATTACCAATCATATTAGTGATATCTTCCTGATTCACTTGATTAGTTTGACTTTCATGTTCAAAAGAACTCCTTGTTTGGTgcacttcttcttgttggacttcacCGGTAGATTGAGAATCATTGCTCATAATCCTCAAACCTTGTTAACTTCTAGATCTTTGAGCCATACTTTCAACTATTCAACTATATAATAGTATACACATTAATACAAAAAATCAATAGTATTAAATAGTTGAACTTATTaacaatatattaaattattaacaatcatatttaaatagaaagagaacttacccaaaaataaagatttaaatataaataatatcatCTTCACAAACATCTGATCTCACCCAATTAGGATGGTCATCTACATTAGAAATATCACCACTAATTGGCACTATAAAATTTTCATCGGTCAATACCTCATCATTTACCACATCAAATGAGTCTCGAGATTTAACCTTTACAACTGCATGCCAATTTGTGTTTTTAGGATCTTGCACATAAAATACCTGTTCCACTTGAGAAGAGAATACATATGGATCGTCGTCTACTTTCTCACCAGTGTGTATTAAGCGAGAAAAGTTCAGTAGCGTGAATCCATATTCATCTTGCTTCACACCCATATTATGATGGACAtcaaaccaatcacatttgaaCATCACAACTTTGAAAGCACCATAGTAATTTAGTTCAATGATATCTTGTATTCTTCCATAATAGTTAACTCCTCCCATTTCTGAAATGTTCACTACACCACTATTTTGTGTCAATCTTTGTTCCTCTCTAGCTGAGGTATGAAATCGGATTCCATTGATAATGAATCCAGAAAATCTCTTAGCCACCTTGTTAGGACCTATTCCAAGACTCACAATGTCATTGGATACACTCGTCCCATCCATTGTCATAacctataataatttacattgtcaattaagtaaataatagagATGTAAAAACTTTGAAATTGGTTTAAATTTCTAAAGCTTACCTTATTACGGAACCAATCAtgaaatttttcattaataagcTTATTGAATGCATTAGAATCAAGATGGACATGGCGACGACATTTCCTTCTCTCAATAGCAACAAATTCTCTACAATGCACGATATTCCTATCTTAAACAACAAAGTAttttatttaaaagaaataagaaataagaataattaaatgtaaTTATACTCACTGGCGAAAATGCTCAATCTCATCATAATGGCGCAGCACATACCGATGTGCTTGCATCAATGATTTGTCATCTAAGATAACATCTTCAATTTTTCCAATAGGATGACCACCGGTATTAAACAAATGTTTAATGCTTGCACTTGAAGGTGGTTCAGGATTTCGTAAAGGTCGATTGAAACGTGTCTCAACACATTCAAGGTATCTTGAGCAAAATGTGAGACATTCATCAGCTATGTATCCTTCTGCAATTGATCCTTCAGGATATGCTCTATTACGTACTAAGGACTTATATCGACCTAACGACCTAAGTGAAATAGAAAAAGAGAGTATTTAATGGTAAAATAATAAATAGAGAGTTGATAGTGATAAAATATTGGCACAAATAACTTAGCTCATACCTTTCTACAGGATACATCCATCTATAATGTACTGGACCACCAAGCATCACTTCCTCCACTAAATGGACCATTAAATGTACCATAATAGTGAAGAAAGATGGAAGAAAAGTCATCTCCATATGACAAAGTATTAATACAATATGATCTTGAAGTTTTATGAGCTCATTAACATCTAATACCTTTGAGCATATTGCTTTGAAAAATGCACCTAGCTCAATCACAATAGAAGTCACTAGTTGTGATGGACCACATACTCGTAGTGCTAATGGAAGGATATACTCAAATAGAATATGAGAGTCATGAGTTTTCAATCCACTAATCTTGCGTTCCTTAATGTTAACACACCTAGAAATATTAGATGCATAACCATCAGGCATTTTCACATTCTTCACAACTTCACAAAgaatttctctctctttctttgtcATTGTAAATGATGCCGGAGGTAATTTGCTCTTACCACTTTCACTTATTTGTGGATGTAATTCACTTCTAATACCCATGTCCACTAAGTCAAGGTGAGCCTTAAGATTATCCTTGGACTTACCATCGATATCTAATAAAGTGCCAATTACATTATCACACACATTTTTCTCTATATGCATCACATCAAGATTATGACGCAATAAATTATGTTCCCAATATGGTAAACTATAGAGAATACTTTTCTTTTTCCACCAATCCTTTGCATTATTAGAATCTTCAACCACATTCTCTACTGTTTCTTCAACCAATGCACTAGCATCCTCTTCTCTATTTCTTTTCCTTCCaaactttttatttttctttgtcttTTGCTGCCCAGCTTGAGATACTTTCCCCAATGTGAATTGGATAGTATCTAGTTGTTTTACTACACCACTACCCCAAGCTTGTAAAGGTGTTGGTCGCAATTCCTCAGTACCATCaaagaaatttttttgaaatcgaaattcatgCCCCTCATGTAACCATCTCTTATGACCCATATAGCAATATTTTCCACTTTTATATAACCATCTTGAGCATGTGAATTCAGCACAACAAGGACATGCAAAAGCTCCCTTTGTGCTCCAACCAGACAAATTTGCATATGCTGGAAAATCATTGATTGTCCACATTAAAGCAGCTTTCATTAAGAAAGTATGCCCAATGGAAGCATCATAGGTCTCAACCCCTTCCCATAATTGATTTAACTCCTTAATTAAAGGTTGTAAATACACATCAATATCATTTCCAGGACTCTTCTCACCAGGGATGATCATTGATAAAATGAATGAGGATTGCTTCATACATGTCCAAGGAGGCATATTATATGGAACTAATATAACAGGCCATGTGCTGTAAGTAGTGCTCATAGTCCTAAATGGATTAAAACCATCAGTAGCGAGACCAAGCCTCACATTCCGTGCATCAGaggaaaattctgaaaatttggaATCAAATTCTTTCCATGCTTTTCCATCAGCAGGATGTCTTAGTAATCCATCTTTTATGCGACCCTCTTCATGCCATCTCATGTCTTTAGAAGTTTTAACAGATGCAAATAACCTCTGAAGCCTAGGTATAAGGGGGAAGTAACGTAAAACTTTAACTGGTTTCTTCTTCCTAATAGAAGACATTTCTACTCTGTCACCATCTGAATTCAACTGTTCATTCTTCTTTACAACCCATCGACAGGATCCAAAAACATGACACAATTCTTGCTTCTCCCTTTCTCCCCAAAACAACATACAATCATTTACGCAAGAGTGAATCTTCTCATAATTGAGACCTAATGCTTTGATGACTTTTTTAGCTTCATAATGAGATTTAGGTAGTGATGTACCTTCAGGAAAAGCATC
The Hevea brasiliensis isolate MT/VB/25A 57/8 chromosome 15, ASM3005281v1, whole genome shotgun sequence genome window above contains:
- the LOC110659855 gene encoding uncharacterized protein LOC110659855 isoform X1, with protein sequence MSNDSQSTGEVQQEEVHQTRSSFEHESQTNQVNQEDITNMIDGRGRRFRKRGKTTMAAIWNMDENERIFLEVNEFGVPCSKEAAILGSFLGTIATNGIYAPLNITRWDKEEFKPFHAQILKLLEKKFAYPSETEKFILKSVNKKWRDYKSDLKAKYYDPLKTKEQISEDVPKDVLPPQWTALVNEWFTEKNQKMSSINTANAKKQKNAHTTGRKSYARLMKEMEKTNGKAPDRLEFFEATHKRKDGTYVDDNIRDLMEKARALIAERSERSGTDLAQLHEQIFQELMGPEHNGRVRGMGLGPTPSSYFGMTTQNVGSRWEFTISGNQLKEIEELKGKLQTVNNDYAQLKEVLKMLYGFISQKYPGQLQTQFCNLFQVGDNASEGDQRSPNNHSSHSSHEPSQDNY
- the LOC110659855 gene encoding uncharacterized protein LOC110659855 isoform X2, with the translated sequence MAAIWNMDENERIFLEVNEFGVPCSKEAAILGSFLGTIATNGIYAPLNITRWDKEEFKPFHAQILKLLEKKFAYPSETEKFILKSVNKKWRDYKSDLKAKYYDPLKTKEQISEDVPKDVLPPQWTALVNEWFTEKNQKMSSINTANAKKQKNAHTTGRKSYARLMKEMEKTNGKAPDRLEFFEATHKRKDGTYVDDNIRDLMEKARALIAERSERSGTDLAQLHEQIFQELMGPEHNGRVRGMGLGPTPSSYFGMTTQNVGSRWEFTISGNQLKEIEELKGKLQTVNNDYAQLKEVLKMLYGFISQKYPGQLQTQFCNLFQVGDNASEGDQRSPNNHSSHSSHEPSQDNY
- the LOC110659855 gene encoding uncharacterized protein LOC110659855 isoform X3, whose translation is MSNDSQSTGEVQQEEVHQTRSSFEHESQTNQVNQEDITNMIDGRGRRFRKRGKTTMAAIWNMDENERIFLEVNEFGVPCSKEAAILGSFLGTIATNGIYAPLNITRWDKEEFKPFHAQILKLLEKMSSINTANAKKQKNAHTTGRKSYARLMKEMEKTNGKAPDRLEFFEATHKRKDGTYVDDNIRDLMEKARALIAERSERSGTDLAQLHEQIFQELMGPEHNGRVRGMGLGPTPSSYFGMTTQNVGSRWEFTISGNQLKEIEELKGKLQTVNNDYAQLKEVLKMLYGFISQKYPGQLQTQFCNLFQVGDNASEGDQRSPNNHSSHSSHEPSQDNY
- the LOC110641811 gene encoding uncharacterized protein LOC110641811 — protein: MDRSWMNKPRNSYEYKKGVTEFLHFAFHNASQCGKILCPCIHCVNRSWQSYDDARVHLICDGFLRGYTKWICHGENPTTNMDQSSSSQHTTNVHTTEHVEECNTTTLNTRRSDDIVGLLRDALGVSSQGNYRVRQDVEELNYEKDRVENESQLDEINIEQSEDTSSRRTSEFENLLKDVNVELYPGCKTFSRLSFILQLYHLKCLNGWTGKSFTMLLELLVDAFPEGTSLPKSHYEAKKVIKALGLNYEKIHSCVNDCMLFWGEREKQELCHVFGSCRWVVKKNEQLNSDGDRVEMSSIRKKKPVKVLRYFPLIPRLQRLFASVKTSKDMRWHEEGRIKDGLLRHPADGKAWKEFDSKFSEFSSDARNVRLGLATDGFNPFRTMSTTYSTWPVILVPYNMPPWTCMKQSSFILSMIIPGEKSPGNDIDVYLQPLIKELNQLWEGVETYDASIGHTFLMKAALMWTINDFPAYANLSGWSTKGAFACPCCAEFTCSRWLYKSGKYCYMGHKRWLHEGHEFRFQKNFFDGTEELRPTPLQAWGSGVVKQLDTIQFTLGKVSQAGQQKTKKNKKFGRKRNREEDASALVEETVENVVEDSNNAKDWWKKKSILYSLPYWEHNLLRHNLDVMHIEKNVCDNVIGTLLDIDGKSKDNLKAHLDLVDMGIRSELHPQISESGKSKLPPASFTMTKKEREILCEVVKNVKMPDGYASNISRCVNIKERKISGLKTHDSHILFEYILPLALRVCGPSQLVTSIVIELGAFFKAICSKVLDVNELIKLQDHIVLILCHMEMTFLPSFFTIMVHLMVHLVEEVMLGGPVHYRWMYPVERSLGRYKSLVRNRAYPEGSIAEGYIADECLTFCSRYLECVETRFNRPLRNPEPPSSASIKHLFNTGGHPIGKIEDVILDDKSLMQAHRYVLRHYDEIEHFRQEFVAIERRKCRRHVHLDSNAFNKLINEKFHDWFRNKVMTMDGTSVSNDIVSLGIGPNKVAKRFSGFIINGIRFHTSAREEQRLTQNSGVVNISEMGGVNYYGRIQDIIELNYYGAFKVVMFKCDWFDVHHNMGVKQDEYGFTLLNFSRLIHTGEKVDDDPYVFSSQVEQVFYVQDPKNTNWHAVVKVKSRDSFDVVNDEVLTDENFIVPISGDISNVDDHPNWVRSDVCEDDIIYI